Proteins encoded by one window of Gambusia affinis linkage group LG17, SWU_Gaff_1.0, whole genome shotgun sequence:
- the LOC122847100 gene encoding protein hook-like isoform X2, whose product MSQSGKEKTSLEQKIATLEQMNTALKKDKITLAQKNIALEKEKTALEQKTTALEEKIVALDQRNTNLEKERSVLEQKNTELEQGNTTLGQKNTSLEQEKTALDERNAAQKRINNALNHLRIVLEREKFMLKREIIALKQQHNILGERNTFLEERNTFLEKDRIDLKQEIFTLQQVNSILEEEGSVFEQEKNAFEEKSTFLEEINKALKLRCNGLQQKNAALDNIIIALEQEKNVLEEKSTSLEQMSTEMQLELEQLRHCLRNRMKHLNQDSTEEETQEDIQPVSDQPQDQVPVSQKVP is encoded by the exons ATGAGTCAAAGCGGTAAGGAAAAAACTAGTTTGGAACAGAAAATCGCCACCCTGGAGCAAATGAACACTGCCCTGAAGAAGGACAAGATCACCCTGGCGCAGAAAAACATCGccttagaaaaggaaaaaactgctcTGGAGCAGAAAACCACTGCCTTGGAGGAGAAAATTGTTGCCCTGGATCAGAGAAACACCAACTTGGAGAAGGAAAGAAGTGTCttggaacaaaaaaatactgaacTGGAACAGGGAAACACCACCCTGGGTCAGAAGAACACCTccttggagcaggaaaaaactgctCTAGATGAAAGAAACGCTGCCCAGAAGAGGATAAACAACGCTCTGAACCACTTAAGAATAGTCTTAGAAAGGGAAAAATTTATGCTGAAGCGGGAAATAATTGCCCTGAAGCAGCAACATAATATTCTAGGAGAGAGAAACACTTTCTTGGAGGAGAGAAACACGTTTTTGGAAAAAGACAGAATTGACCTGAAGCAGGAAATCTTCACTTTACAGCAGGTAAACAGCATCTTGGAAGAGGAAGGCAGCGTTtttgagcaggaaaaaaatgcttttgaggAGAAAAGCACCTTCTTGGAGGAAATAAACAAGGCCCTGAAGTTGAGATGCAACGGTCTGCAGCAAAAAAACGCCGCGTTGGACAACATAATCATTGCCTTGGAGCAGGAAAAGAATGTCCTGGAGGAGAAGAGCACTTCCTTGGAGCAGATGTCCACTGAGATGCAGCTTGAATTGGAACAGCTGCGCCATTGCCTGAGGAACAGAATGAAACATCTGAACCAGGACTCAACAGAAGAGGAAACCCAAGAAGACATCCAGCCCGTTTCAGACCAGCCACAGGACCAGGTGCCTGTATCTCAAA AAGTGCCATGA
- the trim23 gene encoding E3 ubiquitin-protein ligase TRIM23 gives MLSSPSRRKRKCSGGCPLCCHPRMAAAAAGINKQGAVATMESCLRHGRGANGGAVKVLECGVCEDVFSLQGDKVPRLLLCGHTVCHDCLTRLPLHGRAVRCPFDRQVTELGDSGVWGLKKNFALLELLERLQNGASNQAGLAEDALKGMGECIIRCDEDESHTASMYCTVCATHLCAECSQLTHSTRTLAKHRRVPLADKPHEKMLCPQHQVHAIEFVCLEEACQSGPLMCCVCKEYGKHQGHKHALLETEANQIRASILDMAHCIRTFTDEVSEYSRKLVGIVQQIEGGEQIVEDGVGMAHTEHVPGTAESARSCVRAYFADLHETLCRQEEMALSVVDAHVRERLIWLRQQQEDMTILLSQVSTACLHCEKTLQQDDCRVVLAKQEINCLLETLQKQQHQFTELADHVQLDAGIPVTFTKDNRVHIGPKMEIRVVTLGLDGAGKTTILFKLKQDEFMQPIPTIGFNVETVEYKNLKFTIWDVGGKHKLRPLWKHYYLNTQAVVFVIDSCHRDRLMEAHSELAKLLTEKELRDALLLIFANKQDVPGAVSVEEMTELLSLHKLCCGRSWHIQGCDARSGMGLHEGLDWLSRQLVAAGVLDVA, from the exons ATGCTATCAAGTCCTAGCAGACGAAAGCGGAAGTGCTCGGGGGGCTGTCCTCTCTGCTGTCATCCGAGAATGGCCGCCGCTGCAGCAGGGATAAACAAGCAGGGCGCTGTTGCGACGATGGAGTCCTGTCTCCGGCACGGGAGGGGAGCGAATGGAGGCGCCGTGAAG GTGTTGGAGTGTGGCGTGTGTGAGGACGTCTTCTCCCTCCAAGGAGACAAGGTCCCACGCCTGCTGCTCTGCGGTCACACGGTGTGCCATGACTGTCTCACCCGGTTGCCGCTGCATGGCAGAGCGGTCCGCTGCCCCTTCGACAGACAGGTCACAGAGCTGG GGGACTCTGGAGTTTGGGGTCTAAAGAAGAACTTTGCTCTGCTGGAACTCTTGGAGCGCCTCCAGAATGGAGCGAGCAACCAGGCCGGCCTGGCCGAGGACGCTCTGAAAGGCATGGGAGAA TGTATAATCCGTTGCGACGAGGACGAGAGCCACACAGCGTCCATGTACTGCACGGTGTGCGCCACGCACCTGTGCGCCGAGTGCTCCCAGCTCACCCACTCCACCCGCACGCTGGCCAAACACCGCCGGGTGCCGCTGGCCGACAAGCCTCACGAGAAGATGCTGTGTCCGCAGCACCAAGTCCACGCCATCGAGTTCGTCTGCCTGGAGGAGGCCTGTCAGTCGGGGCCTCTCATGTGCTGCGTTTGCAAGGAATACGGCAAGCACCAAGGACACAAG CACGCGCTTCTGGAAACGGAAGCCAACCAGATCCGTGCGTCCATCCTGGACATGGCCCACTGCATCCGAACGTTCACAGACGAGGTGTCCGAGTACTCCAGGAAGCTGGTGGGCATCGTGCAGCAGATCGAGGGCGGGGAGCAGATAGTAGAGGACGGCGTCGGCATGGCGCACACGGAACAC GTCCCTGGTACGGCGGAAAGCGCGCGCTCCTGCGTCCGGGCGTACTTCGCCGACCTCCACGAGACGCTGTGTCGGCAGGAGGAGATGGCCCTGAGCGTGGTGGACGCTCACGTCAGGGAGAGGCTCATCTggctgaggcagcagcaggaggacaTGACCATCCTGCTGTCTCAGGTCTCCACTGCCTGCCTGCACTGCGAGAAAACCCTCCAGCAG GACGACTGCCGAGTGGTGCTGGCGAAGCAGGAGATCAACTGTCTGCTGGAGACTCTTcagaagcagcagcaccagTTCACAGAGCTGGCTGATCACGTCCAGCTGGACGCCGGCATCCCCGTCACCTTCACTAAG GACAATAGAGTCCACATCGGACCAAAGATGGAGATCCGAGTCGTGACTCTGGGGCTGGACGGAGCGGGAAAGACCACCATCCTTTTTAAGCTGAAGCAGGATGAGTTCATGCAGCCCATCCCGACCATCG GTTTCAATGTGGAGACAGTAGAATATAAAAACTTGAAGTTTACGATCTGGGACGTGGGAGGAAAACATAAACTGAGACCTCTCTGGAAACACTATTATCTGAACACTCAAG CGGTAGTGTTCGTGATCGACAGCTGCCACCGAGACCGACTGATGGAGGCGCACAGCGAGCTGGCCAAACTGCTGACGGAGAAGGAGCTGCGGGACGCCTTGTTGCTCATCTTCGCAAACAAACAG GACGTCCCGGGCGCCGTGTCGGTGGAGGAGATGACGGAGCTGCTCAGCCTGCACAAGCTGTGCTGCGGGAGGAGCTGGCACATCCAGGGCTGCGACGCCCGCAGCGGGATGGGGCTCCACGAGGGGCTGGACTGGCTCTCCAGGCAGCTGGTGGCCGCCGGAGTCCTGGATGTGGCttaa
- the mzt2b gene encoding mitotic-spindle organizing protein 2 isoform X2 codes for MSQQAQQTGATAPDSPVMVVTSNVQKYAIKKKKVLSAEESELFELTQAAGITVDQEVFKIIADLLKMNVAPQAVFQTLKAMCAGLRVPESSAESSHTASTTAAPPEVKVRNKPGASQSEKSRENSSQKVQRQPSATRGQKTKSSGSSSSSSQINSS; via the exons ATGTCTCAGCAGGCCCAGCAGACGGGGGCCACGGCCCCTGACTCTCCCGTGATGGTCGTCACAAGTAACGTGCAGAAATATgccataaagaagaagaaggtccTCAGTGCTGAAGAGAGTGAACTCTTTGAATTGACCCAAGCTGCAGGGATCACAGTGGATCAGGAAGTGTTCAA GATTATCGCGGACCTGCTGAAGATGAACGTGGCCCCTCAAGCAGTTTTCCAGACGCTGAAGGCGATGTGTGCGGGCCTGAGAGTCCCTGAAAGCTCCGCAGAGTCCTCGCACACAGCCAGCACGACCGCAGCGCctccagaggtcaaag TGCGCAATAAACCCGGAGCAAGCCAGAGTGAGAAGAGTCGAGAGAACTCCAGCCAGAAGGTGCAGCGGCAGCCAAGCGCCACCAGAGGGCAGAAGACCAAGAGCTCAGGCAGCAGTAGCTCTTCGTCACAAATAAACTCCTCATGA
- the LOC122847100 gene encoding protein hook-like isoform X1, translating into MSQSGKEKTSLEQKIATLEQMNTALKKDKITLAQKNIALEKEKTALEQKTTALEEKIVALDQRNTNLEKERSVLEQKNTELEQGNTTLGQKNTSLEQEKTALDERNAAQKRINNALNHLRIVLEREKFMLKREIIALKQQHNILGERNTFLEERNTFLEKDRIDLKQEIFTLQQVNSILEEEGSVFEQEKNAFEEKSTFLEEINKALKLRCNGLQQKNAALDNIIIALEQEKNVLEEKSTSLEQMSTEMQLELEQLRHCLRNRMKHLNQDSTEEETQEDIQPVSDQPQDQKCHEGSKLHV; encoded by the exons ATGAGTCAAAGCGGTAAGGAAAAAACTAGTTTGGAACAGAAAATCGCCACCCTGGAGCAAATGAACACTGCCCTGAAGAAGGACAAGATCACCCTGGCGCAGAAAAACATCGccttagaaaaggaaaaaactgctcTGGAGCAGAAAACCACTGCCTTGGAGGAGAAAATTGTTGCCCTGGATCAGAGAAACACCAACTTGGAGAAGGAAAGAAGTGTCttggaacaaaaaaatactgaacTGGAACAGGGAAACACCACCCTGGGTCAGAAGAACACCTccttggagcaggaaaaaactgctCTAGATGAAAGAAACGCTGCCCAGAAGAGGATAAACAACGCTCTGAACCACTTAAGAATAGTCTTAGAAAGGGAAAAATTTATGCTGAAGCGGGAAATAATTGCCCTGAAGCAGCAACATAATATTCTAGGAGAGAGAAACACTTTCTTGGAGGAGAGAAACACGTTTTTGGAAAAAGACAGAATTGACCTGAAGCAGGAAATCTTCACTTTACAGCAGGTAAACAGCATCTTGGAAGAGGAAGGCAGCGTTtttgagcaggaaaaaaatgcttttgaggAGAAAAGCACCTTCTTGGAGGAAATAAACAAGGCCCTGAAGTTGAGATGCAACGGTCTGCAGCAAAAAAACGCCGCGTTGGACAACATAATCATTGCCTTGGAGCAGGAAAAGAATGTCCTGGAGGAGAAGAGCACTTCCTTGGAGCAGATGTCCACTGAGATGCAGCTTGAATTGGAACAGCTGCGCCATTGCCTGAGGAACAGAATGAAACATCTGAACCAGGACTCAACAGAAGAGGAAACCCAAGAAGACATCCAGCCCGTTTCAGACCAGCCACAGGACCAG AAGTGCCATGAGGGCTCCAAGCTTCATGTTTGA
- the mzt2b gene encoding mitotic-spindle organizing protein 2 isoform X1 has protein sequence MSQQAQQTGATAPDSPVMVVTSNVQKYAIKKKKVLSAEESELFELTQAAGITVDQEVFKIIADLLKMNVAPQAVFQTLKAMCAGLRVPESSAESSHTASTTAAPPEVKEEESLVSGKSPKPAAAHHSASAPRSARVNTKIAVYGPQDASSAHSQVRNKPGASQSEKSRENSSQKVQRQPSATRGQKTKSSGSSSSSSQINSS, from the exons ATGTCTCAGCAGGCCCAGCAGACGGGGGCCACGGCCCCTGACTCTCCCGTGATGGTCGTCACAAGTAACGTGCAGAAATATgccataaagaagaagaaggtccTCAGTGCTGAAGAGAGTGAACTCTTTGAATTGACCCAAGCTGCAGGGATCACAGTGGATCAGGAAGTGTTCAA GATTATCGCGGACCTGCTGAAGATGAACGTGGCCCCTCAAGCAGTTTTCCAGACGCTGAAGGCGATGTGTGCGGGCCTGAGAGTCCCTGAAAGCTCCGCAGAGTCCTCGCACACAGCCAGCACGACCGCAGCGCctccagaggtcaaag AGGAAGAATCTCTGGTCTCTGGGAAAAGCCCCAAGCCCGCCGCAGCCCACCATTCAGCGTCAGCCCCCAGATCCGCAAGGGTCAACACTAAGATTGCAGTCTACGGCCCCCAAGATGCTAGCTCAGCTCACTCTCAAG TGCGCAATAAACCCGGAGCAAGCCAGAGTGAGAAGAGTCGAGAGAACTCCAGCCAGAAGGTGCAGCGGCAGCCAAGCGCCACCAGAGGGCAGAAGACCAAGAGCTCAGGCAGCAGTAGCTCTTCGTCACAAATAAACTCCTCATGA